Proteins encoded within one genomic window of Callithrix jacchus isolate 240 chromosome 11, calJac240_pri, whole genome shotgun sequence:
- the RBM48 gene encoding RNA-binding protein 48 isoform X1 — protein MASSGGELGNVFDHHVQRAVCDTRAKYREGRRPRAVKVYTINLESQYLLIQGVPAVGAMKELVERFALYGPIEQYNALDEYPAEDFTEVYLIKFVNLQSARTAKRKMDEQSFFGGLLHVCYAPEFETVEETRKKLAVRKAYVVRTTKNRDHYVTKKKLVTEHKDTEDFRQDFHSEMSGFCTTALNTSAGNSYPYLPYSCELPLCYFSSKCMCSSGKHVDRASNSSEYGRNHDKTMEHYNHSDSLQKTQINPFKNSVDCQGARKAIIPSEAVDRFMPRTTQLQERKRRREDDRKLGTFLETNPSSNEVMIGPLLPDISKVDMHDDSLNTTANLIRNKLKEVISSVPKLPEDKSENVHTSHPLKQRRRI, from the exons ATGGCGTCGAGCGGTGGGGAGTTAGGGAATGTATTTGACCACCACGTCCAGCGGGCGGTATGCGACACGCGGGCCAAATATCGGGAGGGACGACGGCCTCGTGCTGTCAAG GTATATACAATCAATTTGGAATCTCAGTACTTACTAATACAAGGAGTTCCTGCTGTGGGAGCCATGAAAGAATTAGTTGAGCGATTCGCTTTATATGGTCCAATTGAACAGTATAATGCTCTAGATGAATACCCGGCAGAAGACTTTACTGAAGTTTATCTTATTAAATTTGTGAACTTACAAAGTGCAAG GACAGCCAAGAGAAAAATGGATGAACAGAGTTTTTTCGGTGGATTGCTTCATGTGTGCTATGCTCCAGAATTTGAAACAGttgaagaaactagaaaaaaactagcAGTGCGAAAGGCATATGTAGTAAGAACTACTAAAAATAGAG ACCATTATGTGACAAAGAAGAAATTGGTTACAGAGCATAAAGACACAGAGGATTTTAGACAAGACTTCCACTCAGAGATGTCTGGATTTTGTACAACTGCTCTGAACACTTCTGCAGGGAACTCATATCCTTATCTTCCATATTCCTGTGAATTGCCTTTATGTTATTTCTCCTCAAAATGTATGTGTTCATCTGGGAAGCATGTAGATAGAGCATCAAACTCCTCTGAGTATGGTAGAAACCATGATAAAACAATGGAGCATTATAACCACAGTGACTCTTTGCAGAAAACACAGATAAACCCTTTCAAAAACTCAGTAGACTGCCAGGGTGCACGAAAGGCTATTATTCCTTCAGAGGCAGTTGACAGATTTATGCCTAGGACAACACAACTGCAGGAGCGCAAAAGAAGACGAGAAGATGATCGTAAACTTGGAACTTTTCTTGAAACAAACCCAAGTAGTAATGAGGTTATGATTGGACCTCTGTTACCAGACATATCTAAAGTGGATATGCATGATGACTCATTGAATACAACGGCAAATTTAATTCGGAATAAACTTAAAGAG
- the RBM48 gene encoding RNA-binding protein 48 isoform X2, with translation MLSSLRGSKQVYTINLESQYLLIQGVPAVGAMKELVERFALYGPIEQYNALDEYPAEDFTEVYLIKFVNLQSARTAKRKMDEQSFFGGLLHVCYAPEFETVEETRKKLAVRKAYVVRTTKNRDHYVTKKKLVTEHKDTEDFRQDFHSEMSGFCTTALNTSAGNSYPYLPYSCELPLCYFSSKCMCSSGKHVDRASNSSEYGRNHDKTMEHYNHSDSLQKTQINPFKNSVDCQGARKAIIPSEAVDRFMPRTTQLQERKRRREDDRKLGTFLETNPSSNEVMIGPLLPDISKVDMHDDSLNTTANLIRNKLKEVISSVPKLPEDKSENVHTSHPLKQRRRI, from the exons ATGTTGTCCTCCCTGCGAGGATCAAAGCAG GTATATACAATCAATTTGGAATCTCAGTACTTACTAATACAAGGAGTTCCTGCTGTGGGAGCCATGAAAGAATTAGTTGAGCGATTCGCTTTATATGGTCCAATTGAACAGTATAATGCTCTAGATGAATACCCGGCAGAAGACTTTACTGAAGTTTATCTTATTAAATTTGTGAACTTACAAAGTGCAAG GACAGCCAAGAGAAAAATGGATGAACAGAGTTTTTTCGGTGGATTGCTTCATGTGTGCTATGCTCCAGAATTTGAAACAGttgaagaaactagaaaaaaactagcAGTGCGAAAGGCATATGTAGTAAGAACTACTAAAAATAGAG ACCATTATGTGACAAAGAAGAAATTGGTTACAGAGCATAAAGACACAGAGGATTTTAGACAAGACTTCCACTCAGAGATGTCTGGATTTTGTACAACTGCTCTGAACACTTCTGCAGGGAACTCATATCCTTATCTTCCATATTCCTGTGAATTGCCTTTATGTTATTTCTCCTCAAAATGTATGTGTTCATCTGGGAAGCATGTAGATAGAGCATCAAACTCCTCTGAGTATGGTAGAAACCATGATAAAACAATGGAGCATTATAACCACAGTGACTCTTTGCAGAAAACACAGATAAACCCTTTCAAAAACTCAGTAGACTGCCAGGGTGCACGAAAGGCTATTATTCCTTCAGAGGCAGTTGACAGATTTATGCCTAGGACAACACAACTGCAGGAGCGCAAAAGAAGACGAGAAGATGATCGTAAACTTGGAACTTTTCTTGAAACAAACCCAAGTAGTAATGAGGTTATGATTGGACCTCTGTTACCAGACATATCTAAAGTGGATATGCATGATGACTCATTGAATACAACGGCAAATTTAATTCGGAATAAACTTAAAGAG